A stretch of the Natribaculum luteum genome encodes the following:
- a CDS encoding acetyl-CoA carboxylase, with the protein MATEYLTAPMPGVFYRRPDPDDPPFVEVGDDVSEGETVALVGVMKNFHDVTASSSGTVSEILVDDEAEIEAGQELIELTTDD; encoded by the coding sequence ATGGCGACGGAATACCTGACGGCTCCGATGCCCGGCGTGTTTTACCGACGACCCGATCCCGACGATCCGCCGTTCGTCGAGGTCGGTGACGACGTCAGCGAGGGTGAGACGGTCGCCCTCGTCGGCGTGATGAAGAACTTCCACGACGTCACGGCGTCCTCGAGCGGGACCGTAAGCGAGATTCTGGTCGACGACGAGGCGGAGATCGAGGCCGGTCAGGAACTGATCGAAC
- a CDS encoding universal stress protein, with product MFDHILVPTDGSGPATAALEYAAAIAAANDATVHVLHVTETPPDEEDEEIVTTARDWVTAAGAAVDEEVVQGEPDETICEYAADRGVDGIVMGTQGRQGLERFVLGSVTESVVRNATVPVLVVRRGSDVRREYPYETIVVPIDGSEHAVAALEHGIEIATRHDATLHLLSVVDVRATGVDAVADLQADQFAEYARTIVDDAAAKARTAGVDDVVTTVTFGSTYREIRSHAQDHEADLLVMGTHGRHGFDRLMLGSVTERVLRTAPAPVLTVRVPETE from the coding sequence ATGTTCGATCACATTCTCGTGCCGACGGACGGAAGCGGTCCCGCGACCGCCGCCCTCGAGTACGCGGCAGCCATCGCGGCAGCGAACGATGCGACCGTTCACGTACTGCACGTGACCGAGACGCCGCCCGACGAGGAAGACGAGGAGATCGTCACGACGGCCCGCGACTGGGTCACCGCCGCTGGGGCGGCAGTCGACGAGGAGGTCGTGCAGGGCGAACCCGACGAGACGATCTGCGAGTACGCCGCCGACCGCGGCGTCGACGGAATCGTCATGGGGACGCAGGGGCGACAGGGACTCGAGCGGTTCGTGCTCGGGAGCGTGACGGAGTCGGTCGTCCGTAACGCGACCGTTCCAGTGCTCGTCGTCCGCAGGGGCAGTGACGTCCGGCGGGAGTATCCCTACGAGACGATCGTCGTGCCGATCGACGGAAGCGAACACGCCGTGGCGGCCTTAGAACACGGGATCGAGATCGCGACCCGACACGACGCGACGCTTCACCTCCTGTCGGTCGTCGACGTGAGAGCCACTGGCGTCGACGCCGTCGCCGACCTGCAGGCCGATCAGTTCGCCGAATACGCGCGGACGATCGTCGACGACGCGGCGGCGAAGGCACGAACCGCGGGCGTCGACGACGTCGTGACGACGGTGACGTTCGGTTCGACCTACCGCGAGATCAGGTCTCACGCCCAGGACCACGAGGCCGACCTCCTCGTGATGGGGACCCACGGACGACACGGCTTCGATCGGCTCATGCTCGGTAGCGTCACCGAACGCGTCTTGCGGACTGCGCCAGCACCCGTGCTCACGGTTCGCGTCCCCGAAACGGAGTAG
- a CDS encoding hemolysin family protein has protein sequence MEPLEIGLRILGGIILIGVNAFFVAIEFALTRTRQYPESEFNTPGLELAWEMTNDLEFYLTTCQVWISATSIALGIIAEPGLAALFSPLFENTTLASAGAGSLLGFLIINLVHLTHGEQTPTYLGVERSKQVARYGSRPLYWFAKILAPAIKFGDWIAKATLGLFGIEMTQAWTETEREVIETRADLRTRLGSVLEEGGLPDERREEIMNALTIGEQSLSEVMIPADEIVSLSTTDDPESNFQKMEEHPHTRYPLIGDELTDFRGIVYTPILLRHREQLATGNLDFSGLAAPTMTLSPDTDVSDAIDQFQTEQQELALVIEDGGVVGLVTVTDLLETIIGDIEDPLDQVDPDALD, from the coding sequence ATGGAACCGCTCGAAATCGGCTTACGGATTCTCGGTGGAATCATACTTATCGGAGTAAACGCGTTTTTCGTCGCGATCGAATTCGCGTTGACGCGTACCCGCCAGTATCCCGAGTCGGAGTTCAACACGCCGGGGCTTGAACTCGCGTGGGAGATGACTAACGACTTGGAGTTTTATTTGACGACCTGCCAGGTCTGGATTTCCGCGACGAGTATCGCATTGGGGATTATCGCCGAGCCCGGACTGGCAGCCTTGTTCTCACCCCTGTTCGAGAACACCACACTCGCATCGGCCGGAGCCGGATCACTACTTGGGTTTTTGATCATCAACCTCGTCCACCTCACGCACGGCGAACAGACTCCGACGTACCTCGGCGTCGAACGCTCCAAACAGGTCGCCCGCTACGGATCACGGCCGCTGTACTGGTTCGCCAAGATACTCGCCCCGGCAATCAAATTCGGTGACTGGATCGCAAAGGCGACACTCGGTTTGTTCGGCATCGAGATGACCCAGGCGTGGACGGAGACCGAACGGGAAGTTATCGAGACTCGAGCTGATCTCCGGACCCGGCTTGGATCGGTGCTCGAGGAGGGTGGCCTGCCCGACGAACGCCGCGAGGAGATTATGAACGCCTTGACAATCGGCGAGCAGTCGCTCAGTGAGGTCATGATCCCGGCTGACGAAATAGTATCGTTATCTACTACAGACGATCCCGAGTCGAACTTCCAGAAAATGGAAGAGCACCCCCACACACGGTATCCACTGATTGGCGATGAGCTGACCGATTTCCGTGGCATTGTCTATACTCCGATCCTGCTGAGACACCGTGAACAACTGGCAACCGGCAACCTCGATTTCTCCGGGCTAGCAGCACCGACGATGACACTCTCTCCCGATACGGACGTTAGCGATGCGATCGATCAGTTCCAAACTGAACAGCAAGAACTCGCCCTCGTCATCGAAGATGGCGGAGTCGTTGGACTGGTGACCGTAACTGACCTCTTGGAGACGATCATCGGTGATATTGAAGATCCACTCGACCAAGTCGATCCCGACGCACTCGACTAG
- a CDS encoding S8 family peptidase — MSGSLLGGIAVGSSVVAATSTSRFLVDAKATSRTKAEAAGLDVVHDLREIDLLVVNGAEADVRSLNTTYAPDTTYSLNRPLSDQTPIAASATDEPGYEYQWDKQAQNIPAAHEITRGDETRVAVIDTGVAAGHPDLEHAVNEDLSRNFTDDGYGAGGPFGGYHGTHVAGIIAADDQNEGGVVGTAPATEVVDCRVFSPESLASFADILAAIVYSVRIDVDVANMSLGAYPVSRKAQGQLYGKMLNRTTTYANSNGTLLVAAAGNDSTDLQHDGRICTDFDGDGTEECAPAVSLPNEAANVVSVSATGPIGYQWGDEGLEEGFYSPAFYTNYGTNAIDVAAPGGNADLDAIDTGVPWYLDLVYNTIAMPEYADDGTYEGATYGYDWIAGTSMACPQVVGAAALVKSQNPDFNANQVRQTLKNTAETVEEYDKTYYGSGFLNPAAAVEQ, encoded by the coding sequence GTGAGCGGAAGCCTCCTCGGTGGAATTGCGGTCGGAAGTTCGGTCGTTGCAGCGACGTCGACAAGCCGATTCCTCGTCGACGCCAAGGCGACCTCGAGAACGAAGGCCGAAGCGGCAGGCCTGGACGTCGTTCACGATCTTCGTGAGATCGACCTGCTGGTCGTAAATGGAGCAGAAGCAGACGTCCGGTCGCTGAACACAACGTACGCTCCGGACACGACGTACTCGCTGAATCGCCCTCTCAGCGACCAGACGCCGATCGCAGCCAGCGCAACCGACGAGCCGGGATACGAGTATCAATGGGATAAGCAGGCCCAGAACATTCCAGCGGCTCACGAAATCACTCGCGGAGACGAAACTCGAGTAGCGGTCATCGACACAGGAGTCGCTGCCGGGCATCCAGATCTCGAGCACGCAGTGAACGAGGACCTGTCTCGGAACTTCACTGACGACGGATACGGTGCTGGTGGTCCCTTTGGTGGGTACCACGGGACTCACGTCGCCGGAATCATCGCCGCAGACGATCAAAACGAAGGGGGCGTCGTCGGTACTGCGCCCGCGACGGAGGTCGTCGACTGTCGAGTGTTCTCGCCGGAGTCACTGGCGTCGTTCGCGGACATCCTCGCGGCCATCGTCTACAGCGTCCGCATCGACGTCGACGTGGCCAACATGAGTCTTGGAGCGTATCCGGTCTCGCGCAAGGCACAGGGGCAATTGTACGGCAAGATGCTCAATCGGACCACGACCTACGCCAATAGCAACGGGACGTTGCTCGTCGCAGCCGCGGGCAACGACAGTACGGATCTCCAGCACGATGGACGTATCTGCACGGACTTCGACGGCGACGGCACGGAGGAGTGTGCCCCTGCGGTCAGTCTTCCGAACGAGGCGGCGAACGTCGTGTCCGTCAGCGCTACTGGACCGATTGGGTACCAGTGGGGCGACGAGGGGCTCGAAGAGGGCTTCTACAGTCCAGCGTTCTACACCAACTATGGAACGAACGCCATCGACGTCGCTGCACCCGGTGGAAATGCCGACCTCGACGCGATCGACACCGGCGTCCCGTGGTATCTCGACCTCGTATACAACACGATCGCCATGCCCGAGTACGCCGATGACGGGACCTACGAGGGGGCAACCTACGGCTATGATTGGATCGCTGGAACGTCGATGGCCTGTCCACAGGTCGTGGGGGCTGCTGCACTCGTAAAGAGCCAGAACCCCGACTTCAACGCGAATCAGGTACGTCAAACGTTGAAGAACACTGCCGAGACGGTCGAAGAGTACGACAAGACGTACTACGGATCGGGCTTCCTGAATCCGGCTGCAGCCGTCGAGCAGTGA